From the genome of Mucilaginibacter paludis DSM 18603:
GCCTGGGTATTGCCACTATTTAATTGTCCTCGTCCTCTGGCCATTCAATGTTTTCAAAAATGTATAATCTACAAATTTAATTTAATTAACCGACGCGGCTTTTATTTCTGCTGAAAAACAGAAAAATTGACGTGGCAATGAGCAGCAAGATAACAATAATATAAATCGTTTTGGTTTTACGATACTCATCATCGCGTAAGTTTTGCTCTTGCTTTAATTTATCGTTCTGCTGCCGCAATTTATTGATGGTAACCATGTAATTCGTCACACGGTCTTCTGACTCGTGCGATTGGGCAACAACCTGGGTTGCCTGGAAGGTTTTATAATCCAGCAAATTTTTAATTTCTTTAAATATATTCTCGTCGGTATGGGCAATGTCCATCAGGATCTCGCCCGAGCGGCGAATATCTTTTTTGGTCTGCCAGCCAAAAATACCTGTTTTGGTATTCAGGCTTTGCGAGTACTGGCTAAATTTTTGGCTGCGCTGATCAAGCAGGCTGTTTATTTTTTTACGCTGTAACTGGTAAGCCAGCGAGTCGGGGTTAATGGCATGCGCAGCCGAAACGGATGCCGCCATCAACAGACACAATAAAAATGTTTTCATAGTTTAATTGCGGGTTATTGGAAATCGATAATCACGCTGTCGCCCAGGTTTAAGCCCAGCAAGCCACTCGCGTTGCCTTTATTAATGGCAATTTCCAGGTGATCGCTTATGCCAAACATGCAAAGCTTTTCGCCCTCGGGTACTTCGTTATAATGCCAGCTCAGGTGATTGATCGTTTCGTTCCGTTTAAAGTATAGTACAAACCGGCGGCCTTTTTGTTCGCTGTTAAAAAACTCTTTGGTGATGTTGGTGATCACATTCTGAAATGAATCGATATAGATAACGCTGCCCTTGATTACATTTTTTTCAACCACTGGTTGCAGGTTCATCTTTTTCTCCAGCGTGTTGATGGGTAATCCTATTTGCTGTAGCGAGCCGCCTTGCGCCAGGTGGCAGGCAGCTTTTACAAAAATATCGGCTAAGGGGAAATGCAAAAACTTTAAATCCTGCATAATGTTAATCTCTACTAATTCCTCGGCTTCCCGGTCAAACATCAGCGAAAAAATGCCGTTATCGGCACCAACAAAGTAATGATTGCGATAGCGGATGGCCAGGTATTTGGTATAAGCATTATACACGGTATCGATACCGATAAGGTGTACGGTATCGTCAGGAAAGTAGTGGAAACTGTTCTTTAAAATAAAAGCAGCCTGTTGTGTGTTAAATGCGGCAACAGAATGTGTTATATCAACAATAGTTACTGTTGGAATTAACTTTAATATACTACCTTTAAGCACGGCCTGATAAATGTCTTTATCGCCCAGGTCAGTAGTTAAAGTTATAATTGCCATTAATTTTTTTAAATATTATTGCTAACCTTGTAAACGCATTAGCGGGTACAAATATTCAATTTTTAATTCAATAAAAAACTCCAAACTAAAAAATACATCGCTTGAACGAACTTAAATTAACTATTGAGCACATCAACCCCGCCGTGTTATGGGGGCCTAATAACGATCATTTTGAGATCATTAAAAAACAATATCCAAAATTAAAAATTGTTGCCAGGGGTAACGAAATTAAAGTACTGGGTGATGAAAATGAGCTAACCGCTTTTGAAGAAAAGCTGAGTAAGCTGATACAGCATGTAGAAAAATACGAAACCCTTGATACCAATGAGCTGGGGCGGATACTGGGATCAAAGATCCAGGACAGGCCTGCCAGCGATGCTCCGGCAGATAAATCTACCACAGGAGAGGTTATCGTATTTGGGCCGAACGGCATTATGGTTAAGGCGCGAACAGCCAACCAGCGCCGCATGGTAGATACCATTGAAAAAAACGACATCCTTTTTGCGATAGGGCCTGCTGGTACCGGTAAAACGTATACTGCAGTGGCGTTGGCTGTAAGAGCGCTTAAAAACAAGGAAATTAAGCGTATTATACTTACCCGCCCGGCGGTTGAAGCAGGGGAGAACCTGGGCTTTTTACCGGGCGACCTGAAGGAAAAGATAGATCCGTACCTGCGCCCATTGTACGATGCGCTGGATGATATGATACCTGCCGATAAGCTTAAATTGTACCTGGAAAACCGGACAATTGAAATTGCGCCCCTGGCATTTATGCGCGGTCGTACGCTGGATAATTGCTTTGTGATATTGGATGAGGCCCAAAACGCCACCGATATGCAGTTAAAAATGTTTTTAACCCGTATGGGCCCATCGGCTAAATTTATTGTTACCGGTGATGTTACCCAGATAGATTTGCCTAAAAAGCAACAGTCGGGTTTACATACGGCATTGCGTATTTTAACCGACATTAAGGGTATCGATATTATTTACCTTACCGGCGAGGATGTGGTACGCCACAAACTGGTGAGGAAGATTTTAGAAGCCTACGGGGATATACAGTAAATAGTTATTGGGTTATTAGTTATTGAGTTATAGTACTGCAATTACCCATTAACACAATAACCTAATAACACATTAACCTAATAATCAAAAATGAATTCGATAAAAGAAACACACTTTAATTTACCTGGCCAAACCAATTATTACAAGGGTAAGGTTAGGGATGTTTATACTATCAGCAATAAATACCTGGCTATGGTAGTTACCGACCGCATCTCGGCGTTTGATGTTGTTTTACCGGAGCCTATCCCTTACAAAGGGCAGGTGCTGAATCAAATTGCTGCTAAATTTTTATCAGCCACGGCTGATATTGTTCCTAACTGGGTATTGTCTGTACCCGACCCTAATGTAACCATCGGTCGCATTTGCGAACCCTTTAAGGTTGAAATGGTAATTCGCGGTTATTTAGCGGGGCACGCCGCGCGCGAGTATAAAGTTGGCAGGCGGGCTGTTTGCGGTGTTACCCTGGCCGAAGGCTTAAAGGAGAATGATAAACTGGCCGAGCCCATTATTACACCAACTACCAAGGCCTCTGTGGGGCACGATGAGGATATTTCGAGAGAGGACATATTGGCCAAAGGAATAGTATCCGAAAGCGATTACATTCAACTGGAGGCCTATACACGCGCGTTATTTCAGCGTGGAACGGAGATGGCGGCAAAGCAAGGACTGATATTGGTGGATACCAAGTATGAATTTGGCAATGTTGACGGCCAGATCTACCTGATTGATGAGATCCACACGCCCGATTCGTCCCGTTATTTTTATAAAGAAGGTTACGAAGAACGCCAGAAAAATGGCGAACCGCAAAAGCAGCTATCAAAAGAGTTTGTACGCCAATGGCTGATTGAGAACGGCTTCCAGGGCAAAGACGGTCAACAGGTGCCTGTAATGGATGCCGATAAGGTAAACTCCATTTCGGAACGTTATATAGAGCTATACGAGCAGATCATCGGTGAGAAATTTGTAAAACCTGCTGATGGGAATGTTTTGGAACGGGTAGAGCGGAATATTAAAGAAGCGTTGTTGGATTTGTAAGATTGACCTGTAATGTTAGCAGGTGAGCCTATACGGAGATAACCTTGTATAGATCAAGATTGCCCGGCCCGGCTAATTCAAAGTAATTCGCAGACTTTACGCTTGCAAAAGATTTCTCCTCATACCTTGTTCGAAATGACATTTTTTAGGGTGATGAATTTTCCTAATAAGTTGCCGGTGCCCTCACCGGCAACTTATACAAGCTCTGCAAAAGGGTTGCCGATGTGACAACGGCACATCTTTTGAAGCAATCCCTTCCGCGCAGGGTTTGGCTACCTTATCCCAATCCCTATCCGCAAACCATTGCTTACCTTATTTCCATCCATATACGATACGCCATACATCACCCTGAAAGCCAGGTATTGCAGGCCGAAGCCCAGTTCAACATAATTTCTGAGGTTGGGCGTGGCCAGGTAGTTTACATCAACAATTTCCTGGAGTTTTAACTTCCTGATCAGCGGGAGCTTATTGGTAATAAAGCCCGAAAAGTTATGTTCCAGGTGGCCTTCCAGGTACTCGCTGCCGGTGCTGTATTTATAATAGTCGAGCAGTAAAAATTTGTTGGCGCCCGGCTCGTATACAATGAGCGAATTGCCTGAGAAATGTTTATAGTCGGTATAAAACAATTGGCTGGCATTTAAAAATTTACCTGCCGCTACGTAAAACGATGTTTTGCCGTAAAGCCCCAAAGGCATATCCGCCTTGGCTACATCAACCGACAAAAAATCATAATCCACATCCGAGCCGAAGATGTTTTTGATGCCTTTGGTATACGTTAGCCCCACGGTAGGATACGGAGAGGGGAGGTATAGCCGGCCCGAAGGATAGGTTTCGTACTGGTTACTAAAATCGTAAGTAGTGCGCAGTCCAATTTTAAATGCGCGGCTGTCGGCAAAAAGCGCATCGTTGGTATTGGGCGATAGTGGGTTGTTAGAGGTAAACTGCCGGTCGTTTTTATAAAAAAACGAATAGTTAGCTGTATTATTAAGCCAGTTGCGGTTAGCCACCTCGGTTGAAAAACTGGCCAACCAGCCGCCGGTTATCCTCCGCGAAAGCGAAACATTGGCAAATTGCTTATCGTAAAACTTCTGGTAGTTTTGGCGCTCCAGTAAACTAAACAGGGTATTTACCGGCCCGCTAAAAGCGTGTTGGTTGTTCATGTCCAATACATCAGTACCCGCGTTAAAACCTAAGGTAAACTCATCCAGCGGCAGGGTGCCGTTTACGCTGCCATGCACCATTTTATTTGAAAATCCGTAGCGCAGCTTTGCGCCAAGGCGCAGATAACGGTTATTTACACTGTCAATCTGTTTGCTGTACGATGCACCATAATCCAGCGCGAAACCTTCAACGGTATTATACAATACGGATGATGCCAGGGAACTGAAGTGATAATATTCTTTTTCAAACCGGTTGCGGTAATTATAACCGCTGCCCCAAAGCAGTTTGCCGGGTTTAAAGCGGTTATTAATCCGGTCGAGCGAATCCAGGTAGGGTTTTGATTGCCGTTTAAGCGCCAGCGCTTCTTTTTTATGGTAGTCGGTAGTTTCTTCGTTGGTTAATGGTACCGGCCGGGCCTTATCCCAGTATAGCGAATCTTTTTTGTTCACCTCTTTGGTAATGCGCAGCACCTCGGCAAATTCTTTTTTATTGATCACCGGGTTTAAATCGTAGTTTTTGTTGACGGATATAAAATATCCGCCGAAGCGGAAACCAAAAATACCGCCTGTAAAATCAAACCGCACCGAGGCAGGCATCCATACGTTTTTGCTCACCGGGAAAAACTGCTGATTAATTTTCAGGGTATCCACAAAGTTGATATTAGCCTTTTTAGTCATGTAAAGGTCGAGCCCGTAAATGCGCCAGCTATCTTCCATAATATAAATAACGCCTTCAAAGGCCGGGTCGTAACCGCGGCGGGGCGTAACGCGGATCTTGTTAATCAGCTCGCCATTCTCAAGCGTGGTGCCTAATAGCTGGTATTTATAATAAAACAAGGCATTATCGGCAATGGGCGATATAAAGGGCCGGTTGCTTAAATCGCCCCAATCTTGCAGGTTTTCGTAAAAATTAACTTTCAAGTCTGATGCGCGGTTAAAACTAAAGGCGTTATTGCGGCCCGATACTTTGGACGAGATCATCTCCTCGTGTACGCGGTTGGGCTGCATAAAGGTGAATTTAGACTGCGATTCCGAGAGGTAGATAATCCCCCTCCGGTTAGAGTCGAGGCCGTTTTCGCGTGCCATCTTTTCAATATCGGCACCCATAAACTTTTTGGGGGCAGCCAGTAGCTTTTGGAGGCCCTTAATATAAACCTCGCAGCTATAGGCGCTTACCTGGTTAAGGTATGTTTTACGCTTTTTGATGGCCTTACGGATGATGGCATACGCCGGATCTTCGCCTCCGGCACGGATCACCACATCCTTTAACTGGTACGATTCGGCCGCTAAGCTTACGTTAATAACCTGGTTAGCCTTCAGGTCGATATTGCGGCTCTCCTGCCTGAAACCAACGGCCCTGAACAAAACCTGGTAGCTGCCAACCGGTAACTGGAGCTGATATTTGCCCTCGCTGTTGGCCGAAGTGCCTTTAGTAGTATTTTTAATGTAGATGGTTGCAAAGGGTACCGGTTTGCTGTTTTGATCGGTAATGGTGCCGCTGATTATTGCCGATTGCGAAAAACTTTGAAGACTAATAAAAAAAAAGATAGCAAGGAATGAAATAATCTTCATGAAGTTTAGTTTAATTGAAAGATTGAATATACTCAATAATTAATTGGCAGGTGTTAAAATCTGTTAATTGTGAGACTGGGAAAAAGTGTATTTGTTACAATTATCGGAGCTTTTTTTATTGATTTAAGTTATTGACAATCAACAAGATAAGAAGATAACATTACTAACAAAAAAGTCGGATTATTTGGCAGAAAAATTAAAAAATTTGCTGACTGATTTTGAAAAGTGTTAATGATATGTTAAATTCGTTATCGAAATGGCAGCGAAGTGCTATTCTAATTGAAAGTTTTATCTGTATATGACAAAAATATTACAAATAAAAATTTGCAGATTAAATTAATAGTGTTAATTTTACACCATCAAATCAGCAGAGGTGCTGATTTCTTTAAAAAGTCTTCTCATAATTTAGGTTTATAATTGGTTAGTAAAGGCCCCCTGCCCATCAGGGGGCTTTGCTGTTTTAAGGCTTTTTGTAAATTGGATTATTCACCGGAAATTAGCGGCCTTATGATTTTAAATAAAATCAAACACCAGTAAAAAGGCATGCCCAGAAAACAACTCACTTTATTTATCCGCGATAACAGCGTTATTGAGCAATTGCGCAAACGTTTTAACCCGGTACAATTCAGTTTGATTGCCGCGCATGTTACCTTATGCCGGGAGGACGAGATCGCAGACCTGGAAAAAGTAAAAAGGAATCTGGAAAAAGTCCGGCTCAATTACCCCGTAAAAATGTTTTTTGACAAGCCCCTGCGTTTTGAAGCAGGCAAAGGCGTACTTCTTCCTGTTAAGGGAGACCATTTGCAATTTGATGCGCTCCGCGGCATGGCGCTACAAGGCCTTGTAGCCACCCCGAGAATCTATCAGCCCCACATCACGCTGATGCATCCCCGCAACTCAACCTGTACCGATGAAATATTTGAGGAGATAGCGCGGCATACCCTGCCCCTCGAATTTAGCTTCGACCGTGTGAGCCTGATTGAGGAGATGGCCGATGGGAAATGGATTACGTTAGATAGCTATTGTTTAGTGAAGGGTGCTTAATTTATATTTCATAGTCTTATACTTTATCTGTTAAGGCACACGCCACAGGTGTGCGCCAGCGAAAATTATAAAAGAGTAGCGCAAAGACGCTAAGAAACAAGAGATAAACTTTGCGCCTTAGCGTCTTTGCGTGCAAAGCCCCTTTATCCCGTCGCCTCTTTTATTTAAATAATTTTCTATTTTCGGGTATGTTAAAACTCAGATACCTATCACTCCTGTTGTTATTTGGCACAAGCACTTTTGCGCAAAACAACCCCAAAAGAAAAGCCGACAGTCTATATCAGGCAAAAAACTATCCTGCAGCCGGCCGTTATTATTTGCTTGCTGCCAATGTTGGAGAATTTAAAGCTTCAAAACGGAACGAATATTACAATGCCGCCTGCTGTTACGCCTTAAGCGGAAAAGCCGACAGCGCCATAGCTTTGCTAAACAAAGCGATTGAAAATGGCTACAAAGACGGGGCGAACCTCAAGGTAGATGCCGATTTAACTTTGCTGCATACCCGCCCCGAATGGGCCCCATTACTTGCCCGGGTTGAAAAAATGAAGACCGGTACAAATGATCCGCTGAAAGTGAAACTGGTTACAACCGACATCAAAAATTTTTGGAGGGCATACGATTTGGCGCAGAAGGACACGGCGCACCGCATAGCCATTTATAAAAAGTATTACGTAGATGCAGGTACCGCAGGCCTGCAGGATTATTTTGCCCTGAAGGTAGGAAGCGTGAAAAACTTTGTTGACACCCATGATGGTAAACCAAAATTTTATGCAGCCATCCGCAAAAATACGCTGATGGTGGATGAGCAAAAGCCAGAAATGATAGCCAGCTTTGTGAAACTGAAACAACTGTACCCGGCTGCAAATTTTCCGGATGTTTATTTTGTGATGGGCGCCTTTACATCAGGCGGCACATCTACCGATAACGGTTTGCTGATCGGTTTAGACCAGAGTGTACGTACGCCCGATATACCGATAGGTGAGCTCACGCTTTGGCAAAATAACAATTTTGGAAAGCTATCCGGCCTGCCGGGGATGATAGCGCACGAATTGATCCATTTTAACCAGGGTGGCCTGAAGCGGGATACATCCCTTTTATGCGGTGTATTGGTAGAAGGTATGGCCGATTTTATTGGCGAACTGATTTCGGGACATAGCATTAACGAGCGTTTGCAGGTTTGGGCCAAGGGCAAAGAGCAACGCGTATGGGCTGATTTTGAAAAGGAAATGTACCTGAAACGCAATTATAACTGGATAGCCAACTCCAACCAGGAAACTGCCGATAAACCCGCTGATTTAGGCTACTGGGTAGGCTACCAGATTTGCAAAGCTTATTACGATAAAAGCACCGACAAAGCGAAAGCCATTAATGATATGCTGAATATTAAAGATTGTAAAGCATTTTACGAAGAAAGCGGCGCACACAATCTGTTTAAAAACGCAGCAAATTGATGGGGTAAACCTTTTTGACAAATAACTGCTGCCAGCAAAAACGGCTTCGTCAATATTGATGAAGCCGTTTCTTTTTTTAGCCCTGCCTGGAGGATTTTAAGAGGGTGGCCCTACGGCTGCCCTGCACCGCCCGATGAACCATAAACCTGCCCGGTGGCGTAGCTGGCATCGCTGGCGGCTAATTGTACATAAATTGAAGCCAGTTCTGCGGGTTGGCCCGGCCTGCCCAGCGGCGTTTGGCCGCCAAAGTTTTTTAGTTTTTCCTGACTGGCGCCACCGCTTACTTGTAGCGGCGTCCAGATTGGGCCAGGGGCTACGCCGTTAACACGGATGCCTTTAGGGCCCAGTTGCTTGGCCAGCGATTTTACGTAATTCATGGTAGCGGCCTTGGTTTGGGCGTAGTCGTACAGGTCGGGCGTAGGGTCATAAGCCTGTTCGGATGTGGTGCCTATAATTACCGAGCCGGGTTGCAAATGTGGCAAGGCGGCTTTGATAATCCAGAAGGGCGCATAAATATTGGTTTTCATGGTCCAGTCGAACTGCTCGGTAGAGATATCCAGTATGGATTGGTGCGACTGCTGCCGCCCGGCATTATTCACCACAATATCAAGCCCGCCCAGTCCGCTCACGGCTTCGGCTACCAGTCTTACGCAAAAAGCTTCGTCGCGCAAATCTCCGGGAATGGCAATGGCTTTGCGGCCTTCCGCGTTTATCAGTGCAATTACCTCGCGGGCATCCGGTTCTTCGGTAGGATAATAGTTAATGGCCACATCGGCCCCTTCGCGGGCGTAGGCTATGGCAGCCGCACGGCCCATTCCCGAGTCGCCCCCGGTAATCAAAGCCTTGCGACCTGCTAAACGGCCAGAACCCTTATAGCTTTTCTCGCCATGGTCCGGCCGTGGGTCCATTTTACTTGCCAGGCCGGGCCAGGGTTGTGACTGGCCGTTAAACGGAGGCTTAGGATATTTGGTAGTAGGATCCTGCAGGCCGGATGCTGGCGTGTTTTCAGCTTTTGGGGGCGCTACCGATGCTCCTAAAGCAGGCGCCACAGCAACGGCTGCCAGGGTAGTGCCAATGCCGCCGATAACCTGGCGGCGGGTAATTTTATCTTGTTCGTTCATAGCGGTAAAATGTTGTTAGTAGTTTGTTGTCATAAAGAACAAGTCATTTTACGATATGTTTTTAATTATAAATTAATTTAATTAAGGTCTTTCTAAACAGCATAGCGCCCATGCAAACCCCAAAAGTCCCCTCTAAACCGCGTAGCGCTCATGCACACCAAAAAGCAAACCAAAGTGCATAATCTCCCGCGGTTGGGGAGCCTTCCCTTTTTTAAAGCCCTCACTACCGGGCTACCGTGTACCCACATCTTTTGGGTATCATTAAAAATACTCCGGAGGAGTAAAAGCTCGGTAGAAATGATCAATCACAAAACGTTTCGTGCCGCAGGTACGATACATATCCGCCGTGTGATGCGCTGTTTTTTTGAAGTGCGGTTATAAAAAAGCGAAGAAGTTGCGTACCTAACGGCACGCAAAATCCATTTCACCAATATGCTACCAAGCTTTCACCCCGATGGGGTTTTACTTAAAAAGATATGGGTACACGGTAGCCTACGGGGAGGGTTTCGGTGGGCCTATGGCCTTTCCCATACTAAAACCGAACATCCCCCTGTTCGTTTTCGATACAATACAGCTACTGTAATTTATTATAAAATACTGATAATGAATTTATTATTATTTTGGCACAGATTTAACCTTATTTGGCTACATAAACAGCAAACCCACGCCCATGATCAAAAATTACATCAAAATTGCCTGGCGGAATTTATCGCGCAATAAAATACATTCTTTTTTGAATATTGCCGGCCTGGGTGTTGGCATGGCGGTGGCTATGCTTATTGGCTTGTGGATTTACGACGAATTAACTTATAACCAGGCTATCCCTAATTATAACCACATAGCGGTAGTGAAACAAAACCAAACTTTTAATGGCGAGGTAGGCACGCAAAGCGCGGTTCCGTACCTGATGGGCGACGAGCTGAGAAAAAGTTACGGAGGCGATTTTAAATACGTGGTGACGGCTTCGTGGAACCATGACCACCTGCTGGCTTTTGGCGAGCAAAAGATTACCAAAAGCGGCAACTATATGGAGCCGCAAATTACCGATATCCTATCCTTAAAAATGCTGAATGGCACGCGTTCGGGTTTGCGCGATAAGCAATCGGTTATCCTATCGGCAAGTACGGCTAAGGCATTGTTTGGCAACGCCGACCCGATGAATAAACGGATCCGGATAGATCATAAATTTGATGTAACGGTTACCGGCGTTTACCAGGACCTGCCTCAAAATTCGGACTTTAATGATTTAACTTTTATAGCCCCCTGGCAGCTTTTTATTGATAACAATAACTGGAGCGAGAAAGCAACTAACCCCTGGCGCAACAACTCGTTCCTCACGTTTGTACAACTGGCCGATCATGCAGATCTTAACCAGGTATCGGCCAAAATAAAGGATGTTAAGCTCAAAAAAGTAAGGCCTGCGGATGCCGCCTTTAAGCCGGTGATATTTTTGCTTCCCATGTCTCGCTGGCACTTATATGCCGAATTTAAAAATGGTGTAAACGTTGGCGGGGCCATCCAATACGTGTGGTTGTTCGGCCTTATCGGCTTATTTGTGTTAATGCTGGCCTGCATCAATTTTATGAACCTGAGCACTGCCCGGTCGGAGCGGAGAGCGAAGGAGGTAGGCATCCGCAAGGCCATCGGCTCGTTAAGGAGCCAGTTGGTTAAGCAGTTTTTTATGGAATCTACCATGGTGGCTGTGTTTGCCTTTGTATGTTCCATCCTGCTGGCGCAATTGCTGCTGCCGTATTTTAACGCCGTGGCCGGTAAGCAAATGCACCTGCTTTGGGGCAACGTGTTGTTCTGGCTGGCCGGGGCCGGCATTACTGTGTTCACCGGCTTAATTGCCGGGCTTTACCCAGCGTTTTACTTATCGTCATTCCAGCCCGCAAAGGTATTAAAAGGCACATTCAAGGTAGGGCGTTTGGCCGCCATGCCACGTCAAATACTGGTAATTGTACAATTTACCATTTCGGTGGTGCTTATCATCGGCACTATGGTGGTTTTCAGGCAGGTACAGTTCACCAAGAACCGCCCGGTTGGTTACAGCCGCGATGGGCTGCTGAATGTATCCGTTATTACAGATGATATTCATAAAAATTTTGCTGCCATTAGCCAGGAGTTAAAAAATACAGGAGCTATCTCGGCCATGGCCGAGTCATCCGGAGAAATTACCTCCGTTAACGAGGTCGATAACGGTTTTAGCTGGTCGGGGAAAGACGCATCGGTTCAGGGCAACTTTGCCGTTGTTTATGCCTCTCATAACTATGGCAAAACTATTGGCTGGCAGGTTTCTGCCGGGCGCGATTTTTCTGAAAATTTCCTTACCGATTCTACAGGCATCATTTTGAACGAAACAGCCGCCCGCTTTATGGGCCTGAAGCACCCCATTGGCCAAACCGTTAATTGGGACGGCAAAAATTTTCATATCATCGGCGTAATTAAAGATATGGTGATGCAATCGCCCTACTCGCCCGTTTTCCGCAGCGTATTCGTGAGCGATCCTAACGCCCAACCCATCATCAACATTAAAATAAACCCGCGTACCAGCACGCACCAGGCCCTGGCTACCATAGGCGAGGTATTTAAAAAA
Proteins encoded in this window:
- a CDS encoding SAM hydrolase/SAM-dependent halogenase family protein: MAIITLTTDLGDKDIYQAVLKGSILKLIPTVTIVDITHSVAAFNTQQAAFILKNSFHYFPDDTVHLIGIDTVYNAYTKYLAIRYRNHYFVGADNGIFSLMFDREAEELVEINIMQDLKFLHFPLADIFVKAACHLAQGGSLQQIGLPINTLEKKMNLQPVVEKNVIKGSVIYIDSFQNVITNITKEFFNSEQKGRRFVLYFKRNETINHLSWHYNEVPEGEKLCMFGISDHLEIAINKGNASGLLGLNLGDSVIIDFQ
- a CDS encoding PhoH family protein, which encodes MNELKLTIEHINPAVLWGPNNDHFEIIKKQYPKLKIVARGNEIKVLGDENELTAFEEKLSKLIQHVEKYETLDTNELGRILGSKIQDRPASDAPADKSTTGEVIVFGPNGIMVKARTANQRRMVDTIEKNDILFAIGPAGTGKTYTAVALAVRALKNKEIKRIILTRPAVEAGENLGFLPGDLKEKIDPYLRPLYDALDDMIPADKLKLYLENRTIEIAPLAFMRGRTLDNCFVILDEAQNATDMQLKMFLTRMGPSAKFIVTGDVTQIDLPKKQQSGLHTALRILTDIKGIDIIYLTGEDVVRHKLVRKILEAYGDIQ
- a CDS encoding phosphoribosylaminoimidazolesuccinocarboxamide synthase, encoding MNSIKETHFNLPGQTNYYKGKVRDVYTISNKYLAMVVTDRISAFDVVLPEPIPYKGQVLNQIAAKFLSATADIVPNWVLSVPDPNVTIGRICEPFKVEMVIRGYLAGHAAREYKVGRRAVCGVTLAEGLKENDKLAEPIITPTTKASVGHDEDISREDILAKGIVSESDYIQLEAYTRALFQRGTEMAAKQGLILVDTKYEFGNVDGQIYLIDEIHTPDSSRYFYKEGYEERQKNGEPQKQLSKEFVRQWLIENGFQGKDGQQVPVMDADKVNSISERYIELYEQIIGEKFVKPADGNVLERVERNIKEALLDL
- a CDS encoding DUF5686 and carboxypeptidase regulatory-like domain-containing protein: MKIISFLAIFFFISLQSFSQSAIISGTITDQNSKPVPFATIYIKNTTKGTSANSEGKYQLQLPVGSYQVLFRAVGFRQESRNIDLKANQVINVSLAAESYQLKDVVIRAGGEDPAYAIIRKAIKKRKTYLNQVSAYSCEVYIKGLQKLLAAPKKFMGADIEKMARENGLDSNRRGIIYLSESQSKFTFMQPNRVHEEMISSKVSGRNNAFSFNRASDLKVNFYENLQDWGDLSNRPFISPIADNALFYYKYQLLGTTLENGELINKIRVTPRRGYDPAFEGVIYIMEDSWRIYGLDLYMTKKANINFVDTLKINQQFFPVSKNVWMPASVRFDFTGGIFGFRFGGYFISVNKNYDLNPVINKKEFAEVLRITKEVNKKDSLYWDKARPVPLTNEETTDYHKKEALALKRQSKPYLDSLDRINNRFKPGKLLWGSGYNYRNRFEKEYYHFSSLASSVLYNTVEGFALDYGASYSKQIDSVNNRYLRLGAKLRYGFSNKMVHGSVNGTLPLDEFTLGFNAGTDVLDMNNQHAFSGPVNTLFSLLERQNYQKFYDKQFANVSLSRRITGGWLASFSTEVANRNWLNNTANYSFFYKNDRQFTSNNPLSPNTNDALFADSRAFKIGLRTTYDFSNQYETYPSGRLYLPSPYPTVGLTYTKGIKNIFGSDVDYDFLSVDVAKADMPLGLYGKTSFYVAAGKFLNASQLFYTDYKHFSGNSLIVYEPGANKFLLLDYYKYSTGSEYLEGHLEHNFSGFITNKLPLIRKLKLQEIVDVNYLATPNLRNYVELGFGLQYLAFRVMYGVSYMDGNKVSNGLRIGIGIR
- a CDS encoding 2'-5' RNA ligase family protein, whose protein sequence is MPRKQLTLFIRDNSVIEQLRKRFNPVQFSLIAAHVTLCREDEIADLEKVKRNLEKVRLNYPVKMFFDKPLRFEAGKGVLLPVKGDHLQFDALRGMALQGLVATPRIYQPHITLMHPRNSTCTDEIFEEIARHTLPLEFSFDRVSLIEEMADGKWITLDSYCLVKGA
- a CDS encoding tetratricopeptide repeat protein, giving the protein MLKLRYLSLLLLFGTSTFAQNNPKRKADSLYQAKNYPAAGRYYLLAANVGEFKASKRNEYYNAACCYALSGKADSAIALLNKAIENGYKDGANLKVDADLTLLHTRPEWAPLLARVEKMKTGTNDPLKVKLVTTDIKNFWRAYDLAQKDTAHRIAIYKKYYVDAGTAGLQDYFALKVGSVKNFVDTHDGKPKFYAAIRKNTLMVDEQKPEMIASFVKLKQLYPAANFPDVYFVMGAFTSGGTSTDNGLLIGLDQSVRTPDIPIGELTLWQNNNFGKLSGLPGMIAHELIHFNQGGLKRDTSLLCGVLVEGMADFIGELISGHSINERLQVWAKGKEQRVWADFEKEMYLKRNYNWIANSNQETADKPADLGYWVGYQICKAYYDKSTDKAKAINDMLNIKDCKAFYEESGAHNLFKNAAN
- a CDS encoding SDR family oxidoreductase, producing the protein MNEQDKITRRQVIGGIGTTLAAVAVAPALGASVAPPKAENTPASGLQDPTTKYPKPPFNGQSQPWPGLASKMDPRPDHGEKSYKGSGRLAGRKALITGGDSGMGRAAAIAYAREGADVAINYYPTEEPDAREVIALINAEGRKAIAIPGDLRDEAFCVRLVAEAVSGLGGLDIVVNNAGRQQSHQSILDISTEQFDWTMKTNIYAPFWIIKAALPHLQPGSVIIGTTSEQAYDPTPDLYDYAQTKAATMNYVKSLAKQLGPKGIRVNGVAPGPIWTPLQVSGGASQEKLKNFGGQTPLGRPGQPAELASIYVQLAASDASYATGQVYGSSGGAGQP